The Buteo buteo chromosome 3, bButBut1.hap1.1, whole genome shotgun sequence genome has a window encoding:
- the LOC142029368 gene encoding casein kinase II subunit alpha-like isoform X2, producing MYEILKALDYCHSMGVMHRDVKPHNVMIDHEHRKLRLIDWGLAEFYHPGQEYNVRVASRYFKGPELLVDYQMYDYSLDMWSLGCMLASMIFRKEPFFHGHDNYDQLVRIAKVLGTEDLYDYIDKYNIELDPRFNDILGRHSRKRWERFVHSENQHLVSTEALDFLDKLLRYDHQTRLTARDAMEHPYFYPIAKDPARIGTSAGLSASNTPVSSSSMLAGITSMSASQPIGSLAASPVISSPNALGSPVPAAAGVQP from the exons ATGTATGAAATCCTAAAG GCGCTGGACTACTGTCACAGTATGGGGGTCATGCATCGAGACGTCAAGCCACACAACGTCATGATTGACCACGAGCACAGAAAG CTGCGCCTGATCGACTGGGGGCTGGCGGAGTTCTACCACCCCGGCCAGGAGTACAATGTGCGGGTGGCTTCGCGGTACTTCAAGGGACCGGAGCTCTTGGTAGATTACCAG ATGTACGACTACAGCTTAGACATGTGGAGTTTAGGCTGCATGCTGGCCAGCATGATCTTCCGGAAAGAGCCTTTCTTCCACGGTCACGACAACTACGATCAA CTCGTGCGCATCGCGAAAGTGCTGGGGACGGAGGACCTGTACGACTACATCGACAAGTACAACATCGAGCTCGATCCCCGCTTCAACGACATCCTCGGCAG aCACTCACGGAAGCGGTGGGAGCGCTTCGTCCACAGCGAGAACCAGCACCTCGTGAGCACTGAGGCGCTCGATTTCTTGGACAAGCTGCTGCGCTACGACCACCAGACACGACTCACTGCGCGGGACGCCATGGAGCACCCGTACTTCT ATCCCATAGCGAAAGACCCAGCCAGGATCGGCACCTCGGCTGGACTCTCGGCCAGTAACACGCCTGTCAGCTCCTCCAGTATGTTGGCAG GTATTACCTCAATGTCCGCGTCCCAGCCCATCGGCAGCCTGGCTGCGTCACCCGTCATCTCCTCTCCCAACGCTTTGGGCTCGCCGGTCCCCGCAGCAGCCGGCGTACAACCCTGA